One genomic region from Clostridium saccharobutylicum DSM 13864 encodes:
- the rpoD gene encoding RNA polymerase sigma factor RpoD, translating into MEQKVKGKAVKPVDDKKDKNAKMAAVKELLDKGKKTGSLTYKEIMEAMDHIDLSPEQIEKIYEALEIMGVEIIGGEHEAEEAPEEIDLSVPEGIAIDDPVRMYLKEIGKVPLLSSEQEITYAQQIEEGNEKAKKKLAEANLRLVVSIAKRYVGRGMLFLDLIQEGNLGLIKAVEKFDYRKGYKFSTYATWWIRQAITRAIADQARTIRIPVHMVETINKLIRVQRQLLQELGRDPFPEEISKVMELPVDKVREIQKIAQEPVSLETPIGEEEDSHLGDFIPDDEAPAPAEAAAFTMLKEQLINVLDTLTPREEKVLRLRFGLDDGRARTLEEVGKEFNVTRERIRQIEAKALRKLRHPSRSKKLKDYLD; encoded by the coding sequence ATGGAACAAAAAGTAAAAGGAAAAGCAGTAAAACCGGTGGATGATAAAAAAGATAAAAACGCTAAAATGGCAGCTGTAAAGGAATTGCTTGATAAAGGTAAGAAGACTGGTTCATTAACATATAAAGAAATAATGGAAGCAATGGATCATATTGATTTAAGTCCAGAACAAATAGAAAAAATCTATGAAGCTTTAGAAATAATGGGAGTCGAAATTATTGGAGGCGAACATGAAGCAGAAGAAGCTCCAGAAGAAATAGATTTATCAGTACCGGAAGGTATAGCTATAGATGATCCTGTTAGAATGTATTTAAAAGAAATTGGAAAGGTACCTCTATTATCTTCTGAACAAGAAATAACATATGCACAACAAATTGAAGAAGGAAATGAAAAAGCTAAAAAGAAATTGGCAGAAGCAAATTTAAGATTAGTTGTAAGTATAGCTAAAAGATATGTTGGAAGAGGAATGTTATTTTTAGATTTAATTCAAGAAGGAAACTTAGGTCTTATAAAAGCTGTTGAAAAATTTGACTATAGAAAGGGATATAAATTTTCAACTTATGCCACATGGTGGATTAGGCAAGCAATAACTAGAGCAATTGCAGACCAAGCAAGAACAATTAGAATACCAGTTCATATGGTTGAAACTATAAATAAATTAATAAGAGTACAAAGACAATTATTGCAAGAATTAGGAAGAGATCCATTCCCTGAAGAAATATCAAAAGTTATGGAACTTCCAGTAGATAAAGTTCGTGAAATCCAAAAGATTGCCCAAGAGCCAGTTTCTTTAGAAACTCCTATAGGAGAAGAAGAAGATTCACATTTAGGAGACTTTATTCCAGATGATGAAGCACCAGCACCAGCTGAAGCGGCTGCATTTACAATGCTTAAAGAACAACTAATTAATGTATTGGATACTTTAACACCTAGAGAAGAAAAAGTATTAAGATTAAGATTTGGGCTTGATGATGGAAGAGCTAGAACTCTTGAAGAAGTAGGTAAGGAATTCAATGTTACTAGAGAAAGAATTAGACAAATTGAAGCTAAAGCATTAAGAAAATTAAGACATCCGTCAAGAAGTAAAAAATTAAAGGATTATTTAGACTAA